Proteins encoded within one genomic window of Cryptosporangium minutisporangium:
- a CDS encoding sensor histidine kinase, whose translation MPKHWWHLAWAGRDNVARVDYYTRGTLYFLQASELFGVLLYLETTPGSGSGWAVGVGITLVLLHTALCLFTLHTTITASLRDSGPPRRLLGALTALTVALGLLALFVPSLLPHAEPGPTGRPDVDPAVPTVAALVVYLIAAASPVLRSVTLGLLALLTGGLIGLLAIGRGVPSEEIGKVATMTAVVTVSAGVTYKLSVWILRVIGDLAEARQTRAALAVAEERLRFSRDLHDVLGSQLSAIAVKSELVAELARRGLPSAVDQAGEVRQLAHDALREVRDVVSGYRRADLATELEGSASLLRAAGVDCRPTTEGVPLDRAAQEALAWVVREAATNVLRHSEATRCDIVLRADARRAVLTVTNDGVREASEDTDDHGGNGLAGLRERLAARGGSLRVRSLPPESFSLVAEVPLGGAR comes from the coding sequence ATGCCCAAGCACTGGTGGCACCTCGCATGGGCAGGCCGCGACAACGTCGCCCGCGTGGACTACTACACCCGGGGGACGCTCTACTTCTTACAGGCGAGCGAGCTGTTCGGCGTGCTGCTCTACCTGGAAACCACCCCCGGCTCGGGAAGCGGTTGGGCGGTCGGCGTCGGGATCACCCTGGTGCTGCTCCACACAGCGCTGTGTCTGTTCACGCTGCACACCACGATCACCGCGTCGCTCCGGGATTCGGGTCCGCCGCGGCGGCTCCTCGGGGCGCTCACCGCACTCACCGTCGCGCTCGGCTTGCTCGCGCTGTTCGTCCCCAGCCTGCTGCCGCACGCCGAACCGGGACCGACCGGCCGACCGGACGTCGATCCGGCGGTGCCCACCGTCGCTGCGCTGGTCGTGTACCTGATCGCCGCGGCCAGCCCGGTGCTCCGCAGCGTCACGCTGGGCCTGCTCGCCCTCCTCACGGGCGGGTTGATCGGCCTGCTGGCCATCGGACGGGGCGTGCCGAGCGAGGAGATCGGGAAGGTCGCCACGATGACCGCGGTCGTCACGGTGTCCGCCGGCGTCACGTACAAGCTCTCGGTCTGGATCCTCCGGGTGATCGGAGATCTCGCCGAGGCGCGGCAGACCCGAGCGGCGCTGGCGGTGGCCGAGGAGCGGCTGCGGTTCTCCCGCGACCTGCACGACGTCCTGGGTAGCCAGCTCTCGGCTATCGCGGTGAAGAGCGAACTGGTGGCCGAGCTGGCTCGCCGGGGACTGCCCAGCGCGGTCGACCAAGCCGGTGAGGTACGGCAGCTCGCGCACGACGCCTTGCGCGAGGTTCGCGACGTGGTGTCCGGCTATCGCCGCGCAGATCTCGCGACCGAGCTGGAGGGTTCGGCGTCGCTACTGCGGGCAGCCGGGGTCGACTGCCGACCGACCACCGAAGGGGTCCCACTGGACCGCGCGGCCCAGGAGGCGCTGGCCTGGGTGGTGCGCGAAGCCGCGACGAACGTGCTGCGGCACAGCGAGGCGACCCGGTGCGACATCGTGCTGCGGGCGGACGCCCGGCGGGCGGTGCTCACCGTCACGAACGACGGAGTGCGGGAAGCGTCCGAGGACACCGACGACCACGGCGGCAACGGGTTGGCGGGACTGCGTGAACGGCTCGCCGCCCGGGGTGGATCGCTCCGCGTCCGCAGCCTGCCGCCGGAGAGTTTCAGTCTGGTCGCCGAGGTTCCGCTGGGAGGCGCACGATGA
- a CDS encoding response regulator transcription factor, whose product MTIQVLLADDEHLVRTALATLLDLDEDLAVVAQAATGPEAVAMAMLHEPDVAVLDLQMPVLDGIAVATALHRDLPKCRTIILTSHGRPGYLKRALEVGVRGFLPKTTSGTVLATVIRSVHTGGRYVDPELAADAIATGDSPLTPREADVLELAAGGAPVEEIAQRASLSPGTVRNYLSSAAGKLGAANRHEAVATARRLGWI is encoded by the coding sequence ATGACGATTCAGGTACTGCTCGCCGACGACGAGCACCTCGTGCGCACGGCGCTGGCCACGTTGCTCGACTTGGACGAGGATCTCGCGGTGGTGGCACAGGCGGCGACCGGGCCCGAGGCGGTTGCGATGGCGATGCTGCACGAGCCGGACGTGGCCGTGCTCGATCTGCAGATGCCGGTCCTGGACGGGATCGCCGTGGCCACCGCGCTCCACCGTGACCTCCCGAAGTGCCGGACGATCATCCTCACCAGCCACGGCCGCCCGGGCTACCTGAAGCGCGCGCTGGAGGTCGGCGTCCGCGGCTTCCTGCCGAAGACGACCTCCGGCACGGTGCTGGCGACCGTGATCCGCTCCGTCCACACTGGCGGACGCTACGTCGACCCAGAGCTCGCCGCCGACGCGATCGCCACCGGCGACAGCCCGCTCACCCCTCGGGAGGCCGACGTCCTGGAGCTGGCCGCCGGCGGCGCACCAGTCGAGGAGATCGCCCAGCGCGCATCCCTCTCCCCCGGAACCGTCCGCAACTACCTCTCGTCCGCAGCCGGAAAACTCGGTGCTGCGAATCGACATGAAGCGGTCGCCACGGCACGCCGCCTTGGCTGGATCTGA
- a CDS encoding alpha/beta hydrolase, translated as MRSADGTAIHVAEYGPADAPTVVLAHGWTCAIDFYTNQIRALSRDLHVVAYDLRGHGASAVPGKGQFTTDALADDLAAVLRATVPNGRKAVLVGHSMGAMSIVALAAKHRALLHEKAAAALLANTGVTDLVTGSLLQPGPEGLRRLTAPVGRKLLASTLPLGRRPTAASMVLMRYIGLAPTATPEQVAFCAHVVMETPRQVRGGFGATLGSLDLRTAVPHLDLPATVVTGTLDRLTPARHGQRLAEDLPLARLVEIEGVGHMTPVEAPDVLEREIRALVDAHLTAAA; from the coding sequence GTGCGCTCCGCGGACGGCACCGCGATCCACGTCGCCGAGTACGGGCCGGCGGACGCGCCCACCGTGGTGCTCGCCCACGGCTGGACGTGCGCGATCGACTTCTACACCAACCAGATCCGCGCGCTCTCCCGCGACCTGCACGTCGTCGCGTACGACCTACGCGGCCACGGCGCCAGCGCGGTGCCGGGCAAGGGACAGTTCACCACCGACGCGCTCGCCGACGACCTCGCCGCGGTCCTCCGCGCCACCGTGCCGAACGGCCGGAAGGCAGTCCTCGTCGGACACAGCATGGGCGCGATGAGCATCGTGGCGCTGGCCGCCAAGCATCGGGCGCTGCTGCACGAGAAGGCCGCCGCCGCGCTGCTGGCGAACACCGGCGTCACCGACCTGGTCACCGGGTCGTTGCTGCAGCCCGGTCCGGAGGGCTTACGTCGGCTCACCGCCCCGGTCGGGCGCAAGTTGCTCGCCTCGACGCTGCCACTGGGACGTCGTCCCACGGCCGCTTCGATGGTTTTGATGCGGTACATCGGTCTGGCTCCGACCGCGACGCCGGAGCAGGTCGCGTTCTGTGCCCACGTGGTCATGGAGACGCCGCGCCAGGTCCGGGGAGGTTTCGGAGCCACGCTCGGCTCGCTCGACCTGCGGACCGCGGTACCGCACCTCGATCTCCCGGCCACCGTCGTCACCGGCACGCTCGACCGGCTCACTCCGGCTCGACACGGACAGCGCCTCGCCGAGGACCTGCCGCTGGCACGGTTGGTGGAGATCGAGGGCGTCGGTCACATGACGCCGGTCGAGGCGCCGGACGTCTTGGAGCGGGAGATCAGGGCCCTCGTCGACGCCCACCTCACCGCCGCAGCCTGA
- a CDS encoding protein kinase domain-containing protein encodes MAEQRTVDDRYRLDEVVGSGGMGVVWRAFDLRLGRTVAVKEVRFPSTLSAEERESLTKRALLEAQSAGRLDHPNIVPVHDVIIRDERPFIIMRFVEGRSLDQAVAGDGPLSAKVVALIGVQLLDALAAAHAADVIHRDVKPHNVLIQPDGVAQLTDFSIASVFGTETLTKTGALLGSPGYIAPERLMTGETTPAGDLFALGATLFFAAEGVGPFTAKETIVGLFASATRPHPRPKRAGPRLTAVIDGLLVKNPAERLERAEARALLKAIVDNEEDDSSTQAGEFVPPPPGRVDTDDNEVPTRLSRGAAPIPGAPQGDPPSENSTAVFAGQAPQQLRPLAWQSGEENRRDSGDIPRPVSGAAPVSGAGAARPVSGGSPISGGTVYGRPISGAPVSGSPISGSPVSGAPISGGSLYGRPLSGDAGAQALAAGPHTGIPVTGVREMAWAPGAGASGSSGGQPPTFRPPAPASSPPAGQRWKRALGVLTIIVLALGAGVIANLVVSEDRTEKATRTGTVQDTTLDDAPTMEPTPGPPSATTTGAKPVPDKTTPGPGKTTPGPGETTVVPVPKVLSAELSASPLNPKDCSTPLDVVVDVTIVVSLPTRVAWTVTQTGGPAESGSAATSTAPGTASGRMSFTLAKPETSTLTFSLSVSSPQAFKGEPVSVQVTCPPVETTPPVSTPKP; translated from the coding sequence ATGGCGGAGCAGAGGACAGTCGACGACCGGTACCGCCTGGACGAAGTAGTCGGATCGGGCGGCATGGGTGTGGTCTGGCGCGCCTTCGATCTGCGTCTCGGCCGCACGGTCGCGGTCAAAGAGGTCCGATTCCCCTCCACGTTGAGCGCCGAGGAGCGCGAGAGCCTGACCAAGCGTGCGCTGCTGGAAGCGCAGAGTGCCGGACGACTCGACCACCCGAACATCGTCCCGGTGCACGACGTCATCATTCGCGACGAGCGGCCGTTCATCATCATGCGTTTCGTCGAGGGCCGGTCACTCGACCAGGCCGTCGCCGGTGACGGGCCGCTCTCGGCCAAGGTCGTCGCTCTGATCGGCGTGCAACTGCTGGACGCGCTGGCCGCGGCGCACGCGGCCGACGTGATCCATCGCGACGTGAAGCCGCACAACGTCCTGATCCAGCCGGACGGGGTCGCGCAGCTCACCGACTTCTCGATCGCGTCGGTATTCGGCACCGAGACGCTCACCAAGACCGGCGCGCTGCTGGGCTCGCCCGGGTACATCGCGCCGGAGCGGTTGATGACCGGCGAGACGACGCCGGCCGGTGACTTGTTCGCACTCGGGGCGACGCTGTTCTTCGCGGCCGAGGGCGTGGGGCCGTTCACCGCCAAGGAGACGATCGTCGGGCTGTTCGCCAGCGCGACCCGTCCCCACCCGCGGCCCAAGCGGGCCGGGCCGCGCCTCACCGCGGTGATCGACGGGCTGCTGGTGAAGAACCCGGCCGAGCGGCTCGAGCGGGCGGAGGCCCGTGCGCTGCTGAAGGCCATCGTGGACAACGAGGAGGACGACTCCTCGACCCAGGCGGGCGAGTTCGTGCCGCCGCCGCCGGGCCGGGTCGACACCGATGACAACGAGGTACCTACCCGGCTGAGCCGCGGTGCCGCTCCGATCCCCGGTGCGCCACAGGGCGATCCGCCGTCCGAGAACAGCACGGCGGTGTTCGCCGGCCAGGCGCCGCAGCAGTTACGTCCGCTGGCCTGGCAGTCGGGCGAGGAGAATCGGCGCGACTCGGGCGACATTCCGCGGCCGGTCTCCGGCGCAGCCCCGGTGTCCGGCGCGGGCGCCGCTCGGCCGGTGTCGGGTGGGTCGCCGATCTCGGGTGGCACCGTCTACGGTCGTCCGATCTCCGGGGCCCCGGTGTCCGGCAGCCCGATCTCGGGGAGCCCTGTTTCCGGCGCGCCGATCTCAGGTGGCTCCCTGTATGGGCGGCCGCTCTCCGGTGACGCGGGAGCGCAGGCTTTGGCCGCCGGACCGCATACGGGGATCCCGGTCACCGGGGTGCGGGAGATGGCGTGGGCACCGGGCGCGGGTGCGAGTGGTTCGTCGGGCGGTCAGCCGCCCACGTTCCGTCCGCCGGCTCCGGCCTCGTCGCCGCCGGCCGGGCAACGGTGGAAACGCGCGCTCGGCGTGTTGACGATCATCGTGTTGGCGCTCGGTGCCGGTGTTATCGCTAACCTCGTCGTCAGCGAAGACCGCACCGAGAAGGCGACCCGCACCGGCACCGTGCAAGATACGACGCTCGACGACGCCCCCACCATGGAGCCGACGCCGGGCCCACCGTCCGCGACCACCACCGGCGCGAAGCCGGTGCCGGACAAGACCACGCCGGGCCCTGGTAAAACCACGCCGGGCCCTGGCGAGACCACCGTGGTGCCCGTTCCGAAGGTCCTGTCGGCCGAGCTCTCGGCGTCGCCACTGAACCCTAAGGACTGCTCGACGCCACTGGACGTAGTCGTCGACGTGACGATCGTGGTGTCGCTTCCCACTCGGGTCGCGTGGACGGTCACTCAGACGGGCGGGCCAGCGGAGAGCGGCTCAGCCGCTACCTCGACGGCGCCGGGCACCGCCAGCGGCAGGATGAGCTTCACCCTGGCCAAGCCGGAGACCAGCACGTTGACGTTCAGCCTCTCGGTCAGCAGCCCTCAGGCATTCAAAGGCGAGCCGGTCAGCGTCCAGGTGACCTGCCCGCCGGTGGAGACGACCCCGCCGGTGAGCACGCCGAAGCCCTGA
- a CDS encoding serine/threonine-protein kinase — protein MREVTEPTRAPSAGDRPARLVGGRYRIEDVVGTGAMGTVWRGYDTRLRRPVAVKEVNLPTTATDDQRTVLTRRAMTEARHAARVSHPNIVAVHDVVADRGLPCLVMRLVEGSSLGETVRMHGPLSPARTAEIGVALVDALAAAHRGGVVHRDVKPSNVLLTDDGEVLLTDFSIATDSFRGTMSAGSGALGSPGYIAPERLNGHSTGPEADLFGLGATLFCAVEGSGPFDRADPLAALLATATAPHPTPRRAGPLAPLLDALLDKDPAARPDLTRTRAELAAVARAPESVNSFRPATAEDARPRRRPEVEKSSVVADAPRDDAPTEELHTTEADATPSTPLRSEVPTHVAPRSGRRLRALVGGLAVAVCAAVLLAAAVLQRDAGTDDGPGATTASLAAPAVTDRATPISPAAGSPSPSATVSPTPTPTASASASKPAKPKPSKSPKPIGQVTAAELSVSPASYLGSCIEPVQFTVDISVAVSEGPTDVRYTIALAPGDSEIAGGAGSADEDQTFDSSDQVGLDFTQGSGTYAVQAVVESPTRYSPVPAQIRVVCVG, from the coding sequence GTGCGTGAGGTAACTGAGCCAACGCGAGCGCCGAGTGCGGGTGACCGCCCGGCGCGGCTCGTCGGTGGGCGTTACCGGATCGAGGACGTCGTCGGCACCGGCGCGATGGGCACGGTCTGGCGTGGTTACGACACCCGGTTACGGCGTCCGGTGGCGGTGAAAGAGGTCAACCTCCCGACGACCGCCACCGACGACCAGCGGACGGTGCTCACTCGACGGGCGATGACGGAGGCCCGGCACGCCGCACGGGTCTCGCACCCGAACATCGTCGCCGTGCACGACGTCGTCGCCGACCGAGGGCTCCCCTGTTTGGTGATGCGATTGGTCGAGGGATCGTCGCTGGGGGAGACCGTGCGGATGCACGGGCCGCTGAGCCCGGCCCGAACGGCCGAGATCGGTGTCGCGCTGGTGGACGCGCTCGCCGCAGCCCATCGCGGCGGTGTGGTCCACCGTGACGTCAAGCCGTCGAACGTCCTGCTGACCGACGACGGTGAAGTCCTCCTCACCGACTTCTCGATCGCCACCGACTCGTTCCGCGGCACGATGTCCGCGGGAAGTGGCGCCCTCGGATCGCCCGGTTACATCGCCCCGGAGCGGCTCAACGGTCACTCCACCGGCCCCGAGGCGGACCTGTTCGGCCTCGGTGCGACGCTGTTCTGCGCGGTGGAGGGTTCCGGCCCGTTCGACCGCGCCGACCCACTGGCCGCGCTGCTCGCCACCGCGACCGCGCCGCACCCCACCCCGCGCCGGGCAGGGCCCCTGGCTCCGCTGCTGGACGCACTGCTGGACAAGGATCCGGCCGCGCGTCCGGATCTGACCCGGACGCGCGCCGAGTTGGCCGCGGTCGCCCGCGCCCCGGAGTCAGTGAATTCTTTTCGACCGGCGACTGCTGAGGACGCTCGACCTCGGAGAAGGCCGGAGGTGGAAAAGAGTTCAGTCGTGGCCGATGCTCCCAGGGACGACGCTCCGACCGAGGAACTGCACACCACCGAGGCGGACGCGACGCCGAGCACGCCGCTGCGCAGCGAGGTGCCCACGCACGTTGCCCCCCGGAGCGGCCGACGCCTCCGGGCGCTCGTCGGCGGCCTGGCCGTAGCCGTCTGCGCGGCCGTCCTGCTCGCGGCGGCAGTGCTGCAGCGGGACGCCGGCACCGACGACGGGCCCGGTGCGACGACCGCATCGCTGGCCGCGCCGGCCGTGACCGATCGGGCCACACCGATCTCGCCGGCGGCCGGATCGCCGTCCCCCTCGGCCACCGTCAGCCCGACGCCGACGCCCACCGCGTCGGCGTCCGCCTCGAAGCCGGCGAAGCCCAAGCCGAGCAAGTCGCCGAAGCCGATCGGTCAGGTGACCGCCGCCGAACTCTCGGTTTCGCCGGCGAGCTACCTCGGCTCCTGTATCGAGCCGGTGCAGTTCACGGTCGACATCTCGGTGGCGGTCAGCGAGGGACCCACCGACGTCCGCTACACGATCGCGCTGGCTCCCGGCGACAGCGAGATCGCGGGCGGGGCCGGTTCGGCGGACGAGGACCAGACGTTCGACAGCTCCGACCAGGTCGGCCTGGACTTCACCCAGGGCAGCGGGACGTATGCGGTCCAGGCGGTCGTGGAATCACCGACCCGATACTCTCCGGTTCCCGCCCAGATTCGCGTCGTTTGCGTGGGCTAG
- a CDS encoding FAD-binding and (Fe-S)-binding domain-containing protein gives MTTISEGVDAGRLERRLRAEIAGDVAFDAGARALYSADASNHRRVPTGVVLPRSVEDVLATLALCHEDGVPVTMRGGGTTIAGNAIGPGVVLDTSRYLNRILDVDVQNRTAVVEPGLVLDVLRRRIAPDGLDFGPDPSTHSRCTIGGMLGNDACGSHSIAWGTTSDNTDGLDVVLADGTRLALGPTKKDEWLRKAAEPTREGRLYADLRNLVDSNLALIRTTFGQFSRQISGYPLHRLLPEQHGQLARALVGTEGTCAVVLGATLHLNRAPRSRALVVLGYADAIAAAAAAPAIIPLKPLTIEGIDQALVNALLTRGRKPAPLPTGHAWLLVEVGGETPAEAADAAAKLAKAVPGVPRIVTDPAEMRSFWRIREEGAGLATRMADGSEAWPGWEDSAVPPERLADYLREFADLTDEFGYQGVTYGHFGEGCVHVRLDFDLVSIVGRDRYQAFLHRAAQLVLKHGGSPSGEHGDGIARSALLAEVYSPEAVAVMGAFKRAFDPTGALNPGVIVDPPAVNEMIRIAYTPKLLPVNGFSYAEDGGEFDRAVRRCVGVGKCRNDHTPGGVMCPSYQATGDEKHSTRGRSRLLLEMLRGEVITDGWQSDEVAEALDGCFSCKGCLSDCPVNVDMATYKAEFLYQRYKGKLRPAVHYAMGWLPVALRGAALAPRVANAVTAFEPAAALMKKVAGIAQERSVPRFATGGTFKQRLRRRFGRRADPAAAHRAEHPRRTTRRGDGAAAPGRKEVLLWPDTFTQFFDPQIGEAAVEVLAAAGFVVRVPKGELCCGLTWISTGQLDVARAVAKRTLDALEPHLDAGIPIVGLEPSCLANFKHDLPALLPDDPRAKKLAALSITLAGLLERDAPDWTPPLTERPAITQIHCHQHAVLGDKPDRSLAAQAGVDLTVLDSGCCGVAGNFGFEAGHYEMAQAAGERVLLPAVRAASPETIVLADGFSCRTQIRQNTDRDAHHLAEVLAGRLRTRGSTADG, from the coding sequence GTGACGACGATCTCCGAGGGTGTTGACGCCGGTCGGCTCGAGCGGCGACTGCGGGCAGAAATCGCCGGCGACGTGGCGTTCGACGCGGGAGCACGCGCGCTCTACTCCGCCGACGCGTCCAACCACCGGCGGGTGCCGACCGGCGTCGTACTGCCGCGAAGCGTCGAGGACGTACTGGCCACGCTCGCGCTCTGCCACGAGGACGGCGTCCCGGTCACCATGCGCGGCGGCGGGACGACGATCGCCGGCAACGCAATCGGCCCCGGGGTCGTGCTCGATACGTCGCGCTACCTCAATCGCATCCTCGACGTGGACGTGCAGAACCGCACCGCGGTGGTCGAGCCCGGTTTGGTGCTCGACGTGCTGCGCCGCCGGATCGCACCGGACGGCCTGGACTTCGGCCCGGACCCGTCGACGCACAGCCGCTGCACGATCGGCGGCATGCTGGGCAACGACGCGTGCGGCTCGCACTCGATCGCCTGGGGCACGACGTCGGACAACACCGACGGTCTCGACGTCGTGCTCGCCGACGGGACCCGGTTGGCACTGGGTCCGACGAAAAAAGACGAGTGGCTCCGCAAGGCCGCCGAGCCCACCCGCGAAGGTCGCCTCTACGCCGATCTGCGCAATCTCGTGGACAGCAACCTCGCGCTGATCCGCACCACGTTCGGCCAGTTCAGCCGGCAGATCTCCGGCTACCCGCTGCACCGCCTGCTCCCGGAGCAGCACGGCCAGCTGGCCCGCGCACTGGTCGGCACCGAGGGCACGTGTGCGGTCGTGCTCGGTGCGACGCTGCACCTCAATCGGGCGCCCCGCTCGCGCGCGCTCGTCGTCCTCGGTTACGCGGACGCGATCGCCGCGGCCGCTGCCGCGCCCGCCATCATCCCGTTGAAGCCGCTCACCATCGAGGGCATCGACCAGGCATTGGTCAATGCGCTGCTGACGCGCGGCCGCAAACCCGCACCGCTGCCGACCGGTCACGCCTGGCTGCTGGTCGAGGTCGGTGGCGAGACGCCGGCCGAGGCCGCCGACGCCGCGGCGAAGCTCGCGAAGGCCGTTCCCGGCGTCCCGCGGATCGTCACCGACCCGGCCGAGATGCGCTCGTTCTGGCGCATCCGCGAGGAGGGTGCCGGCCTGGCGACCCGAATGGCCGACGGCTCCGAGGCCTGGCCCGGCTGGGAGGACTCCGCGGTTCCGCCGGAACGGCTCGCCGACTACCTGCGCGAGTTCGCCGACCTCACCGACGAGTTCGGCTACCAGGGCGTCACCTACGGCCACTTCGGCGAGGGCTGCGTCCACGTGCGACTCGACTTCGACCTGGTGTCCATCGTGGGACGCGACCGCTACCAGGCATTCCTGCACCGGGCCGCGCAACTCGTCCTCAAGCACGGCGGGTCGCCGTCCGGCGAGCACGGGGACGGCATCGCCCGCTCGGCGCTGCTGGCCGAGGTCTACAGCCCGGAAGCGGTCGCGGTGATGGGCGCGTTCAAGCGGGCGTTCGATCCCACCGGCGCGCTGAACCCCGGCGTCATCGTCGACCCGCCCGCGGTCAACGAGATGATCCGGATCGCGTACACGCCGAAGCTCCTGCCGGTGAACGGCTTCTCGTACGCCGAGGACGGCGGGGAGTTCGACCGGGCGGTGCGACGCTGCGTCGGCGTCGGCAAGTGCCGCAACGATCACACGCCCGGCGGCGTGATGTGCCCCAGCTACCAGGCGACCGGGGACGAGAAGCACTCCACCCGCGGCCGGTCGCGACTGCTGTTGGAGATGCTGCGCGGTGAGGTGATCACCGACGGGTGGCAGTCCGACGAGGTCGCCGAGGCGCTCGACGGCTGCTTCTCCTGCAAGGGCTGCCTGAGCGACTGCCCGGTCAACGTGGACATGGCCACGTACAAGGCGGAGTTCTTGTACCAGCGGTACAAGGGCAAGCTGCGGCCCGCGGTGCACTACGCGATGGGCTGGCTCCCCGTCGCGCTGCGCGGCGCCGCGCTGGCGCCGCGCGTCGCCAACGCGGTGACCGCGTTCGAACCGGCCGCGGCGTTGATGAAGAAGGTCGCCGGCATCGCCCAGGAGCGGTCGGTCCCCCGGTTCGCCACCGGCGGCACGTTCAAGCAGCGCCTCCGCCGGAGATTCGGCCGCCGCGCCGACCCGGCCGCCGCTCACCGGGCCGAGCACCCCCGCCGCACGACGCGGCGCGGCGACGGGGCGGCGGCGCCCGGCCGCAAGGAAGTGCTGCTCTGGCCGGACACCTTCACCCAGTTCTTCGATCCGCAGATCGGCGAGGCCGCGGTCGAGGTGCTCGCCGCCGCGGGGTTCGTCGTCCGGGTCCCGAAGGGCGAATTGTGCTGCGGCCTGACCTGGATCTCGACCGGTCAGCTCGACGTCGCCCGCGCGGTCGCCAAGCGGACGCTGGACGCGCTCGAACCGCACTTGGACGCTGGCATTCCGATCGTCGGGCTCGAGCCCAGCTGCCTGGCCAACTTCAAGCACGACCTGCCCGCGCTGCTGCCCGACGATCCGCGGGCGAAGAAGCTCGCCGCACTCTCGATCACGCTCGCCGGTCTCCTGGAGCGCGACGCGCCGGACTGGACGCCTCCGCTGACCGAACGCCCGGCCATCACCCAGATCCACTGTCACCAGCACGCGGTGCTCGGGGACAAGCCCGATCGGTCGCTGGCCGCACAGGCCGGCGTGGATCTCACCGTGCTGGACTCCGGATGCTGCGGCGTGGCAGGCAACTTCGGCTTCGAGGCCGGTCACTACGAGATGGCTCAGGCGGCCGGCGAACGGGTCCTGCTGCCTGCGGTGCGGGCGGCGAGTCCGGAGACGATCGTCCTCGCGGACGGATTCAGCTGCCGGACGCAGATCCGGCAGAACACCGACCGCGATGCCCACCACCTCGCCGAGGTTCTCGCCGGACGACTGCGCACGCGTGGATCGACGGCTGACGGGTAG
- a CDS encoding SGNH/GDSL hydrolase family protein — MPGRWASYVAIGDSFTEGMDDPYGDGTFRGWADLVAGCLAKETDGFRYANLAVRGRLLPAVVDAQVPLAAAMRPDLVTFSAGGNDALRRRFDPVRMIDAFEGAVDRLTSSGATVTLFTPADVTVNYPSATRYLGPRIEFFIGLVQRVAKEYDTHLVDLWSDEGFRDRRLWSIDRLHLNAAGHRRVAHHVLSVLGVECDPDWVAALPAARPDRWMAARRADLQWARVHLAPWIGRRLTGRSSGDTITAKRPELIELERRQHSPR, encoded by the coding sequence GTGCCCGGGCGTTGGGCCAGCTACGTGGCGATCGGTGACAGTTTCACCGAGGGTATGGACGACCCGTACGGAGACGGCACGTTCCGCGGCTGGGCTGACCTGGTCGCGGGATGCCTGGCCAAGGAGACCGACGGATTCCGCTACGCCAATCTGGCGGTACGCGGCCGGCTCCTGCCCGCGGTGGTGGACGCGCAGGTTCCGCTGGCCGCCGCGATGCGGCCCGACCTGGTCACGTTCTCCGCGGGTGGCAACGACGCGCTGCGTCGTCGTTTCGACCCGGTCCGGATGATCGACGCCTTCGAAGGTGCGGTCGACCGTCTGACGTCCAGCGGCGCGACGGTGACGCTGTTCACCCCAGCCGACGTGACGGTCAACTACCCGTCGGCCACCCGGTACCTCGGGCCGCGTATCGAGTTCTTCATCGGCCTCGTCCAGCGCGTGGCCAAGGAGTACGACACCCACCTGGTCGACCTGTGGTCCGACGAGGGCTTCCGCGACCGGCGGCTGTGGAGCATCGATCGGCTGCACCTCAACGCCGCCGGCCACCGACGGGTCGCGCACCACGTCCTGTCGGTGCTGGGTGTCGAGTGCGACCCGGACTGGGTAGCCGCGCTGCCCGCGGCCCGCCCCGACCGGTGGATGGCCGCCCGCCGCGCCGATCTGCAGTGGGCGCGTGTGCACCTGGCGCCCTGGATCGGACGCCGCCTGACCGGTCGGTCGAGCGGCGACACGATCACGGCGAAGCGGCCCGAACTCATCGAACTCGAGCGGCGCCAGCACTCGCCCCGCTAG